TCTCCCAGAAGATATTCGCCTCGGAGCCGCTCCCAAGCGCATCGGCATAAGATATCGTCTTAATGCCGACCATCGGCGCTATGAGAAAGATCAATATGGAACCTAAAAATATCAGAAGAGTCTTTACCCTTCTCCCCCGGAACTCGTTGGCAAGCTGCAGTTCCGGCTGGTGCAGCGTCTCACCCTTTCCAATGCTCATGGAAGTATCACCTCCATGCCGGTAACGGGGTGCCTTCCGATAGTAAAATCCTTCTCATAGATACTGCTCAGCACCGAACCGGAAAGGAGACCGCCCGGTTCACCGATGTAGGTGAGCTTCCCCTCCTTTAAAGCAACCACCTTTGTAACGGGGGGGGATATCGCCATATTAAGATCGTGGGTGACTATGATCAGAGTCTTGCCGCTTCTGTTCACCTCCGAGAGCGTATGATGCACTTCATCGTGATGCTTCGGGTCCAGAAAAGTTGTCGGTTCATCCAGCAGTATGATCTCCGCTTCCTGGCACAAGGCCGCGGCAATGAAAACCTTTTGCCGTTCGCCGCCTGAGAGTGTGTTTATCCCCCTTGCGGCAAACTTTTCCGTACCGGTCTGTTTCAGCACCTCGTAGACCTTCTCCTTATCCTCTTTTTCAACAGCCGAAAACGAAGAGAGATACGGATACCGCCCCATCAAAACGAACTCATAGACCGTAAACGGCAGGTAGCGGCCATCCGACTGCGGAACGTAGCTGACGATCTTCGCGTACTCCTTCTGCTTCCTTGAATCTCGTTTTTTGCCAAGAATCGAAATGGAGCCTCTGCCGAAATCGGTGATCCTTCCGATGGATTTCAGGAGGGTCGTTTTCCCCGCTCCGTTTGGCCCGATAAGGGATACATACTCCCCCTGCTCCACGGAAAAACTGATATCGCGAAGGATGGATTTGCCGTTTATCTCAACGGAAAAACTGTCAATTTCTATGAAGGGGAAGGTCATGCGAGCGATTATTGCCTTTTTGCTTCACCATGACAAGAGGCGAGCAGATATGGCAGAAAAACCTCTATTTAAGAATTTTTGACATTATGATCTCGTTCCCCTTTTCGTTGAACTCCAACTTGTCCATATAGCTTGCAATGATGAAAAGACCACGCCCAAAAAAATCATCCGCGTTTGTTTTGCCCGATTTTACGATGGCCATTTTTTCCTTATGATTGAATCCGTTACCTTCGTCCCGAATGGTTATGTCAATCTGTTTTGCGCATCGACAGATTTCCAGAAAGACCTCTCTGCTTCCGTATTTCGAATCATTAACCCTCTCCCTGAACAGTTTTTCGTACTTCTCAAAACCGTCACCGTCGCCGTTATTCTTTAAATCCGAAGAGAGTTCCAGATTGCCATGCTCAATTGCGTTGCGCAGCGCTTCATGGATAGCCAGACTGTATTTTATGCTTTCTACCTTCCCCAGAACACTTTCCATATCGAACTGTTTTGAAAGAAAGTTCGCGGTGGACAGAAGATTATCCCCCTGCGTGAAAGTTTTCGTGTCGAGAAGGAGTTCATGCCTTTCAGCTATTCTGTACTTCAGGGCGAAATCCTGGATTTTCCTGCTCGTCGTCAATATCTGGATATTCTTCACCTGCTCTAGAAACTCGGTATTATTGAACGGTTTTACAATGAACGCGACCGCCCCAAGATTCAGAGCCTCCACCGCGTAATCAAAATCCTTATGCCCGGAAATGACAATCACAGGGACCTCAGAAAATCCCCCTTTAAGGGTCTTGAGAATTTGCAGGCCGTTAATGCCGGGCAACACTATGTCGCTGATGATCAGCGAATAGTCGCTGGTCTTCGCTTTCTGGAGCCCATCTTCTCCATTCGTGGATATATCAACTTCAAAACCCTCGATTTCCAGAA
The DNA window shown above is from Nitrospinota bacterium and carries:
- a CDS encoding ABC transporter ATP-binding protein translates to MTFPFIEIDSFSVEINGKSILRDISFSVEQGEYVSLIGPNGAGKTTLLKSIGRITDFGRGSISILGKKRDSRKQKEYAKIVSYVPQSDGRYLPFTVYEFVLMGRYPYLSSFSAVEKEDKEKVYEVLKQTGTEKFAARGINTLSGGERQKVFIAAALCQEAEIILLDEPTTFLDPKHHDEVHHTLSEVNRSGKTLIIVTHDLNMAISPPVTKVVALKEGKLTYIGEPGGLLSGSVLSSIYEKDFTIGRHPVTGMEVILP
- a CDS encoding response regulator, yielding MKVLVIEDEPIICDLIRTLLEIEGFEVDISTNGEDGLQKAKTSDYSLIISDIVLPGINGLQILKTLKGGFSEVPVIVISGHKDFDYAVEALNLGAVAFIVKPFNNTEFLEQVKNIQILTTSRKIQDFALKYRIAERHELLLDTKTFTQGDNLLSTANFLSKQFDMESVLGKVESIKYSLAIHEALRNAIEHGNLELSSDLKNNGDGDGFEKYEKLFRERVNDSKYGSREVFLEICRCAKQIDITIRDEGNGFNHKEKMAIVKSGKTNADDFFGRGLFIIASYMDKLEFNEKGNEIIMSKILK